In one Grus americana isolate bGruAme1 chromosome 1, bGruAme1.mat, whole genome shotgun sequence genomic region, the following are encoded:
- the ATN1 gene encoding atrophin-1 isoform X1 — MFSSNRAKENGGPTPKRMKTRQNKDSMSMRSGRKKETPGPREELRSRGRASPGGISTSSSDGKAEKSRQATKKGRVEESCTPKGNKQGRTEEISESEGEDTNAPKKTKTEELPCPPSPSDVDSLDGHSFNDEMSSDPRDIDQDNRSTSPSVYSPGSVENDSDSSSVLSQGPSHSYHHPPLFPQSPPVAPPPDSLARPPEPSFGLPGEVHSQGPPPGSYHSQLEGQASRIFQAQAPQTPASSSSAVAAPSAPPSSSSSSSSTSSSSSSSTHAPLYPTANVVQVGAKIASGVGGLPAPGGREQTLSTKHNPPPTTPISLASVVGGLPPQKTPPANPPAAPPASAPSFPHVSANLPPPPALRPLNNAVAASSSPGMVGQALSGHLSSPHGMGQDKAPALAPSRYPYAPPPLPPSSSSSQYPQASPAQPLPSYSASYGHSFPPPSGLSVSSQPPKYTQPSLPSQPVWSQGPPPYSRPLGNAGSHPAAPFPGQPPHHQQPPQQHHHGHGSGGGVSPAATAPPQPPGGYPHGLESNSHHPSHATYGLRLYPPHSQAAYSQAPSAAAAAPSSSSSSSSSSSSSSSSAASSQGSYPSMCSHPPGQSPATYTFPPPPPPSPAHGAGPPVTSAATTLSTVIATMASPSVAPYKTVSPPVPPSAVAPYGKRAASPVPTFQPPAPYKPGSPPASSAAPFRAATPPGYRVASSPVAGGYKAASPAPSAPPPLPGSMAAPAPPPPPLPLSAAQIKQEPSEEYEPPESPVPPARSPSPPPKVVDVPSHASQSARFNKHLDRGFNSCSRTDLYFVPLDGSKLAKKRADLVEKVRREAEQKAREEKEREREREREKEREREKERELERSVKMAQEGRPVECSSLGPVPHRPSFEQGSAVATVPPYLGPDTPALRTLSEYARPHVMSPSNRNHPFYVPLGAVDPGLLGYNVPAIYSSDPATRERELREREARERDLRDRDLRERLKPGFEVKPAELEQLHAVPAAAMDPFPRHGGLSLQTAPGLHPAFPFHPGLGHLERERLALAAGPTLRPDMSYAERLAAERQHAERVAALSNDPLARLQMLNVTPHHHQHSHIHSHLHLHQQDAIHAASASVHPLIDPLASGSHLTRIPYPAGTIPNPLLPHPLHENEVLRHQLFAAPYRDLPGSLSAPMSAAHQLQAMHAQSAELQRLALEQQQWLHAHHPLHGVPLPTQEDYYSHLKKESDKPL; from the exons gagctgccctgccctccatccccatccGATGTTGACAGCCTCGATGGCCACAGCTTCAACGATGAGATGAGCAGTGATCCACGGGACATTGACCAGGATAACAGGAGCACATCACCCAGCGTCTACAGCCCTGGCAGCGTGGAGAATGACTCTGACTCTTCCTCCGTGCTGTCCCAGGGGCCGTCTCACTCCTACCACCACCCTCCGCTCTTCCCCCAGAGCCCGCCGGTAGCTCCCCCTCCCGACAGCCTGGCCCGTCCACCCGAGCCCAGCTTTGGGCTCCCGGGCGAGGTGCACTCCCAGGGGCCCCCCCCGGGGAGCTACCACTCCCAGCTGGAGGGCCAGGCCTCCCGCATTTTCCAGGCTCAAGCCCCACAGAcaccagcctcctcctcctctgctgttgCTGCTCCTTCCgctcccccttcctcttcctcctcctcttcctccacttcctcctcttcctcctcctccacccatGCTCCACTTTACCCTACGGCCAATGTGGTCCAAGTTGGGGCCAAAATAGCCAGTGGAGTCGGGGGGCTCCCAGCACCAGGGGGTCGCGAGCAGACCCTCAGCACCAAGCACAATCCACCACCCACCACCCCCATCTCGCTGGCATCGGTGGTTGGGGGGCTCCCTCCTCAAAAGACACCCCCAGCCAACCCTCCGGCCGCCCCCCCGGCTTCggccccttccttcccccatgTCTCCGCCAATCTGCctcccccaccagccctgcgCCCGCTCAACAATGCGGTAGCTGCCTCCAGTTCCCCAGGGATGGTGGGGCAGGCCCTGAGCGGCCACCTTTCCTCACCCcatgggatgggacaggacaAGGCACCAGCCCTGGCCCCCTCTCGCTACCCCTAtgccccgccgccgctgccgccctcCAGCTCCTCATCCCAGTACCCGCAGGCCTCCCCggcccagcccctgcccagtTACAGTGCCTCCTATGGCcactccttccccccacccagcGGCCTCTCTGTGTCTAGCCAGCCCCCCAAATAcacccagccctccctgccctcccagccAGTATGGAGCCAGGGGCCTCCCCCCTACAGCCGCCCCTTAGGCAATGCTGGctcccaccctgcagccccctttCCTGGCCAGCCCCCCCATCACCAGCAGCcgccccagcagcaccaccatGGCCATGGGAGCGGCGGGGGAGTCTCCCCGGCAGCCACAGCTCCACCCCAGCCCCCCGGGGGTTACCCCCACGGCCTGGAGTCAAACAGCCATCACCCTTCCCATGCCACCTACGGGCTGCGCCTCTATCCTCCCCACAGCCAGGCTGCTTACAGCCAGGCTCCCTCAGCTGCTGCCGCagccccctcttcctcctcttcctcctcctcttcctcttcctcctcatcctcctctgctgcctcttcccaggGAAGCTACCCCAGCATGTGCTCTCACCCCCCAGGGCAGAGTCCTGCCACCTACACCTTccccccgccgccacccccctcccctgcccatgGGGCCGGCCCTCCGGTCACCTCTGCTGCCACCACCCTCTCCACTGTCATTGCCACCATGGCCTCCCCCTCCGTTGCCCCCTACAAGACTGTCTCGCCCCCGGTACCCCCCTCAGCCGTGGCCCCCTACGGGAAGCGGGCTGCTTCCCCTGTCCCCACCttccagcccccagccccctaCAAGCCAGGCTCGCCCCCCGCTTCCTCAGCCGCCCCTTTCCGAGCAGCCACCCCTCCTGGCTACCGAGTGGCCTCCTCCCCTGTGGCAGGGGGCTACAAAGCCGCCTCACCCgctccctctgccccaccaCCCCTGCCAGGAAGCATGGCTGCCCCggccccacccccacccccactccccctcaGCGCCGCGCAGATCAAGCAGGAGCCGTCGGAGGAGTACGAGCCTCCCGAGAGCCCTGTGCCGCCTGCTCGCAGCCCCTCGCCACCCCCCAAAGTGGTGGATGTGCCGAGCCATGCCAGCCAGTCAGCCAG ATTCAACAAACACCTGGACCGTGGCTTCAACTCCTGCTCCCGCACAGATCTGTACTTCGTGCCCCTCGACGGCTCCAAGCTGGCCAAGAAGAGGGCAGACTTGGTGGAGAAAGTGCGGCGAGAGGCTGAGCAGAAGGCGCGGGAAGAGAAGGAGCGGGAACGGGAACGGGAGCGGGAGAAGGAGCGGGAGCGGGAGAAGGAGCGGGAGCTGGAGAGGAGCGTG AAGATGGCCCAGGAGGGCCGGCCAGTTGAGTGCTCATCCCTTGGGCCGGTTCCTCACCGTCCCTCCTTTGAACAGGGCAGTGCTGTAGCGACTGTTCCCCCGTACCTGGGCCCTGACACCCCTGCTCTGCGCACCCTCAGCGAATATGCGCGGCCCCACGTCATGTCCCCCAGCAACCGCAACCACCCTTTCTACGTGCCGCTGGGTGCGGTTGACCCAGGCTTGCTGGGGTACAATGTGCCGGCCATCTACAGCAGTGATCCAGCGACACGGGAGCGAGAGCTGAGGGAGCGGGAAGCCCGTGAACGAGACCTGAGGGACCGGGACCTGCGTGAACGTCTCAAGCCTGGCTTTGAAGTCAAACCAGCCGAGTTGGAGCAGCTCCATGCCGTGCCAGCTGCTGCTATGGATCCGTTCCCACGTCATGGCGGGCTGAGTCTGCAGACAGCCCCCGGCCTTCATCCCGCTTTTCCCTTCCACCCAGGGCTGGGCCACTTGGAGCGGGAGAGGCTGGCGCTGGCTGCTGGCCCGACTCTTCGTCCCGACATGTCCTACGCCGAGCGCTTGGCAGCTGAGCGCCAGCACGCTGAGCGGGTGGCTGCTCTCAGCAATGACCCTCTGGCTCGGCTGCAGATGCTCAATGTGACACCTCACCATCATCAGCATTCCCACATCCACTCCCACCTCCATCTCCACCAGCAGGATGCCATACATGCAG CCTCAGCCTCTGTTCACCCTCTTATCGACCCACTCGCCTCGGGATCACACCTCACCCGGATACCGTACCCAGCTGGAACCATCCCCAACCCTCTCCTGCCTCACCCTCTGCATGAGAATGAAGTGCTGCGCCACCAGCTTTTTG CTGCACCCTACAGGGACCTGCCAGGCTCTCTCTCCGCGCCCATGTCAGCAGCACATCAGCTCCAGGCCATGCACGCACagtcagctgagctgcagcGCCTGGCTctggaacagcagcagtggcttCACGCCCATCACCCTCTGCATGGTGTGCCACTCCCGACGCAGGAGGATTACTACAG TCACCTGAAGAAAGAAAGTGACAAACCCCTTTAA
- the ATN1 gene encoding atrophin-1 isoform X2 — MSSDPRDIDQDNRSTSPSVYSPGSVENDSDSSSVLSQGPSHSYHHPPLFPQSPPVAPPPDSLARPPEPSFGLPGEVHSQGPPPGSYHSQLEGQASRIFQAQAPQTPASSSSAVAAPSAPPSSSSSSSSTSSSSSSSTHAPLYPTANVVQVGAKIASGVGGLPAPGGREQTLSTKHNPPPTTPISLASVVGGLPPQKTPPANPPAAPPASAPSFPHVSANLPPPPALRPLNNAVAASSSPGMVGQALSGHLSSPHGMGQDKAPALAPSRYPYAPPPLPPSSSSSQYPQASPAQPLPSYSASYGHSFPPPSGLSVSSQPPKYTQPSLPSQPVWSQGPPPYSRPLGNAGSHPAAPFPGQPPHHQQPPQQHHHGHGSGGGVSPAATAPPQPPGGYPHGLESNSHHPSHATYGLRLYPPHSQAAYSQAPSAAAAAPSSSSSSSSSSSSSSSSAASSQGSYPSMCSHPPGQSPATYTFPPPPPPSPAHGAGPPVTSAATTLSTVIATMASPSVAPYKTVSPPVPPSAVAPYGKRAASPVPTFQPPAPYKPGSPPASSAAPFRAATPPGYRVASSPVAGGYKAASPAPSAPPPLPGSMAAPAPPPPPLPLSAAQIKQEPSEEYEPPESPVPPARSPSPPPKVVDVPSHASQSARFNKHLDRGFNSCSRTDLYFVPLDGSKLAKKRADLVEKVRREAEQKAREEKEREREREREKEREREKERELERSVKMAQEGRPVECSSLGPVPHRPSFEQGSAVATVPPYLGPDTPALRTLSEYARPHVMSPSNRNHPFYVPLGAVDPGLLGYNVPAIYSSDPATRERELREREARERDLRDRDLRERLKPGFEVKPAELEQLHAVPAAAMDPFPRHGGLSLQTAPGLHPAFPFHPGLGHLERERLALAAGPTLRPDMSYAERLAAERQHAERVAALSNDPLARLQMLNVTPHHHQHSHIHSHLHLHQQDAIHAASASVHPLIDPLASGSHLTRIPYPAGTIPNPLLPHPLHENEVLRHQLFAAPYRDLPGSLSAPMSAAHQLQAMHAQSAELQRLALEQQQWLHAHHPLHGVPLPTQEDYYSHLKKESDKPL; from the exons ATGAGCAGTGATCCACGGGACATTGACCAGGATAACAGGAGCACATCACCCAGCGTCTACAGCCCTGGCAGCGTGGAGAATGACTCTGACTCTTCCTCCGTGCTGTCCCAGGGGCCGTCTCACTCCTACCACCACCCTCCGCTCTTCCCCCAGAGCCCGCCGGTAGCTCCCCCTCCCGACAGCCTGGCCCGTCCACCCGAGCCCAGCTTTGGGCTCCCGGGCGAGGTGCACTCCCAGGGGCCCCCCCCGGGGAGCTACCACTCCCAGCTGGAGGGCCAGGCCTCCCGCATTTTCCAGGCTCAAGCCCCACAGAcaccagcctcctcctcctctgctgttgCTGCTCCTTCCgctcccccttcctcttcctcctcctcttcctccacttcctcctcttcctcctcctccacccatGCTCCACTTTACCCTACGGCCAATGTGGTCCAAGTTGGGGCCAAAATAGCCAGTGGAGTCGGGGGGCTCCCAGCACCAGGGGGTCGCGAGCAGACCCTCAGCACCAAGCACAATCCACCACCCACCACCCCCATCTCGCTGGCATCGGTGGTTGGGGGGCTCCCTCCTCAAAAGACACCCCCAGCCAACCCTCCGGCCGCCCCCCCGGCTTCggccccttccttcccccatgTCTCCGCCAATCTGCctcccccaccagccctgcgCCCGCTCAACAATGCGGTAGCTGCCTCCAGTTCCCCAGGGATGGTGGGGCAGGCCCTGAGCGGCCACCTTTCCTCACCCcatgggatgggacaggacaAGGCACCAGCCCTGGCCCCCTCTCGCTACCCCTAtgccccgccgccgctgccgccctcCAGCTCCTCATCCCAGTACCCGCAGGCCTCCCCggcccagcccctgcccagtTACAGTGCCTCCTATGGCcactccttccccccacccagcGGCCTCTCTGTGTCTAGCCAGCCCCCCAAATAcacccagccctccctgccctcccagccAGTATGGAGCCAGGGGCCTCCCCCCTACAGCCGCCCCTTAGGCAATGCTGGctcccaccctgcagccccctttCCTGGCCAGCCCCCCCATCACCAGCAGCcgccccagcagcaccaccatGGCCATGGGAGCGGCGGGGGAGTCTCCCCGGCAGCCACAGCTCCACCCCAGCCCCCCGGGGGTTACCCCCACGGCCTGGAGTCAAACAGCCATCACCCTTCCCATGCCACCTACGGGCTGCGCCTCTATCCTCCCCACAGCCAGGCTGCTTACAGCCAGGCTCCCTCAGCTGCTGCCGCagccccctcttcctcctcttcctcctcctcttcctcttcctcctcatcctcctctgctgcctcttcccaggGAAGCTACCCCAGCATGTGCTCTCACCCCCCAGGGCAGAGTCCTGCCACCTACACCTTccccccgccgccacccccctcccctgcccatgGGGCCGGCCCTCCGGTCACCTCTGCTGCCACCACCCTCTCCACTGTCATTGCCACCATGGCCTCCCCCTCCGTTGCCCCCTACAAGACTGTCTCGCCCCCGGTACCCCCCTCAGCCGTGGCCCCCTACGGGAAGCGGGCTGCTTCCCCTGTCCCCACCttccagcccccagccccctaCAAGCCAGGCTCGCCCCCCGCTTCCTCAGCCGCCCCTTTCCGAGCAGCCACCCCTCCTGGCTACCGAGTGGCCTCCTCCCCTGTGGCAGGGGGCTACAAAGCCGCCTCACCCgctccctctgccccaccaCCCCTGCCAGGAAGCATGGCTGCCCCggccccacccccacccccactccccctcaGCGCCGCGCAGATCAAGCAGGAGCCGTCGGAGGAGTACGAGCCTCCCGAGAGCCCTGTGCCGCCTGCTCGCAGCCCCTCGCCACCCCCCAAAGTGGTGGATGTGCCGAGCCATGCCAGCCAGTCAGCCAG ATTCAACAAACACCTGGACCGTGGCTTCAACTCCTGCTCCCGCACAGATCTGTACTTCGTGCCCCTCGACGGCTCCAAGCTGGCCAAGAAGAGGGCAGACTTGGTGGAGAAAGTGCGGCGAGAGGCTGAGCAGAAGGCGCGGGAAGAGAAGGAGCGGGAACGGGAACGGGAGCGGGAGAAGGAGCGGGAGCGGGAGAAGGAGCGGGAGCTGGAGAGGAGCGTG AAGATGGCCCAGGAGGGCCGGCCAGTTGAGTGCTCATCCCTTGGGCCGGTTCCTCACCGTCCCTCCTTTGAACAGGGCAGTGCTGTAGCGACTGTTCCCCCGTACCTGGGCCCTGACACCCCTGCTCTGCGCACCCTCAGCGAATATGCGCGGCCCCACGTCATGTCCCCCAGCAACCGCAACCACCCTTTCTACGTGCCGCTGGGTGCGGTTGACCCAGGCTTGCTGGGGTACAATGTGCCGGCCATCTACAGCAGTGATCCAGCGACACGGGAGCGAGAGCTGAGGGAGCGGGAAGCCCGTGAACGAGACCTGAGGGACCGGGACCTGCGTGAACGTCTCAAGCCTGGCTTTGAAGTCAAACCAGCCGAGTTGGAGCAGCTCCATGCCGTGCCAGCTGCTGCTATGGATCCGTTCCCACGTCATGGCGGGCTGAGTCTGCAGACAGCCCCCGGCCTTCATCCCGCTTTTCCCTTCCACCCAGGGCTGGGCCACTTGGAGCGGGAGAGGCTGGCGCTGGCTGCTGGCCCGACTCTTCGTCCCGACATGTCCTACGCCGAGCGCTTGGCAGCTGAGCGCCAGCACGCTGAGCGGGTGGCTGCTCTCAGCAATGACCCTCTGGCTCGGCTGCAGATGCTCAATGTGACACCTCACCATCATCAGCATTCCCACATCCACTCCCACCTCCATCTCCACCAGCAGGATGCCATACATGCAG CCTCAGCCTCTGTTCACCCTCTTATCGACCCACTCGCCTCGGGATCACACCTCACCCGGATACCGTACCCAGCTGGAACCATCCCCAACCCTCTCCTGCCTCACCCTCTGCATGAGAATGAAGTGCTGCGCCACCAGCTTTTTG CTGCACCCTACAGGGACCTGCCAGGCTCTCTCTCCGCGCCCATGTCAGCAGCACATCAGCTCCAGGCCATGCACGCACagtcagctgagctgcagcGCCTGGCTctggaacagcagcagtggcttCACGCCCATCACCCTCTGCATGGTGTGCCACTCCCGACGCAGGAGGATTACTACAG TCACCTGAAGAAAGAAAGTGACAAACCCCTTTAA